GATGGCGTACGGCAACGAGATCCTCGAGGCGACCATGTCGCAGCGATCCCGCTGGTTCGAGTTCCTCGCCTACAAGCCGCTCCTCGAGCGGTACTTCAAAGAGGATCCCAACTTCCTGTGGGAGGCAGCTCCCAAACCGCGTTTGTCTGATGAGTCCTACGTCCCCGGCTACTGGGACGACTTCTACGGCACATGGTCGAACGAGGAACTGACGGCCCGCATGGAGCGGTTTGAGTTTCATCTGACCGAGAAGGAGCCTCTCTTCGATGTTGCCGACGCCATGCGATTTGGCAAAGACATCTTCATCCAGCATTCGGCACCCACCAACAGAGCCGGCATCGACTGGTTCAAACGCCACTTCGAAGCGCGGGGTTTCCGCGTACATGTTCTGGCGTTTGGCGGGACTGTTCAGCCTTGGCATATCGACGTAACGCTCGTTCCGCTGCGGCCGGGTCTGATCATCGTGAACCCGAACCATCCGTCCCTCGTTCCAGAGTTCTACGAACTGTTCAAGATCAACGATTGGGAGGTCGTCGAGGCGGTTCCCGTCTCCAGGGCCAAGCAGCCGCCCTACAGCATGTGCCACGAGTCGCTCGGCTACAACGTGTTCTCGCTCGATCCGAGCACCGTGTGCGTGGAGTCGAACGAAGTTGAGTTCATGGATCAACTCGACGGACTCGGTCTTGACGTCGTCCCCATCGACTTCATCGATGTATCGATGTTCGGCGGCGCCCTGCACTGCGCAACCCTCGACGTTGAGCGGGACGGCGACATGGAGGACTACTTCCCGAACCAGATTCCCGGATTCTGAAGAATCGACTCTTCAACCGACACCGTTTGCAGGAAAGGACCCAGAGATGGCGGACTACATGAGCACCGAGACCCCGGCGGTTGTTGAACGCGATAAGCGCCACCATGTTCATCCATATCAGGTGTTCGACTCGTTCGCCGAGCATGGCGCACTCCCCATCGCCTCCGGGCACGGTGCCTTCATCACCGACACCGACGGCAAGCGGTATGTGGACGCGGTCGGCGGTCTGTGGTGCACGAACATCGGGTTGGGACGCGAGGAAATGGTCGAGGCTATCGCCCACCAGGTGAGACGACTCGCCTATTCCAACCCGTTTGTCGATATGACACATGTGCCGGCGGCTGATCTAGCGACCAAACTCGCCGAGCTCGCTCCCGGTGACTTGAACCACGTGTTCTTCAGTACGGGTGGTTCGACCGCCAACGATCTTGCCTACCGGATCATTCAGTTCTATCAAGCAGTACGCGGCAAACCCGAAAAGCGCCACGTGATCTCTCGCATCGACGCCTATCACGGTCAGACGTACGCGGCCGTGTCGATCGGAGGCAAGCCGGGTGACCGGATCGATGAGTTCGAGTTCCTCGACAACATCCATCATCTCAGCTCACCAAACCAGTATCGGTACGGGCGCCATCTCTCCGAGAAGGAATTCGGCGACCAGTTGTACGACGAGTTCGAGAGCAAGGTGGCCGAACTCGGTGGGGCCGAAAAGGTCGCCGCCTTTTTCGCCGAGCCGATCATGGGTGCAGGTGGCGTTGTCCCTCCTCCCGACAACTATCTGAAACGCATCTGGGAGTTCTGCCGGGACAACGACATCATCTATGTTTCGGATGAAGTCGTCACCGGTTTCGGGCGTCTGGGCGAATGGTTCGCTTCTGAGAAGATCTTCGGTATCGAACCCGACATCATCACCTCCGCCAAGGGTCTCACGTCTGGATACTTGCCACTAGGCGCAACGATCTTCTCAGATCGGATCTTCGATGTGATCGCCGAACCCGGACACCATCGTTATCTGCCGCTGGGTTTCACGTACGGCGGTCATCCTGTCTCCTGCGCGGCCGCTCTCAAGAACATCGAGATAATTGAGAACGAGGGCATCCTCGAGCACGTCCGTGAGATCGGGCCATACCTCATGGAGCAGTTGGAGACTCTGCGGGAGCTGCCGATGGTTGGTGACGTCCGGGGCTCCCACCTGATGGTGTGCATCGAGTTCGTGCGTGATGTCGAGACCGGTGAGGCATATCCAGACGAAATCGACATCGGCAAGCGGGTGTCGAACGAGTGCGATGCTCGCGGCTTGATCGTGCGACCGGTCGAGAACCTCAACATCATGTCGCCGCCGCTCATCATCACACGGCAGGACATCGAGTTCATCGTCGACACGTTACGGGAGTCGATCCCGCCGGCCTATGCGGCGGCCGAGAAGGCGATGACCGAGATTGGGAAGGGGACATAGGTCGATGACTGCGGTGCGGGTCTTCCACAGTGGGATGGTCTACACGGCGGACGCCGCAGGGACCCGGACGCAGGCAGTGGCAGTCGGCCACGGCCGCATCATGGCCGTGGGCAGCGACAACGAGGTGCTAACCGCCTATCCGAGCGCCGAACTGATGGATCTCGGAGGCCGCACCATGGTCCCCGGCTTCATCGACGCTCACAACCACTATCTGGCTACCGGGGAAGGGCTGGCAGCCATCGATGCGCGCTTTCCGGGAGTTGCTTCGCCTGATGACCTCGTGGCGGCAGTAGCCGCAGCAGCCGACGACCGAGCGGCCGGGCAGTGGTTGTCCGGTTTTGGGTTCGATCACGCCAAGTACGACCGGTGGCCCACCCGGTGGGACCTCGACCGAGCGACCACGGAGCATCCTGTCGCCATCCGTCACGTCTCGGGTCATTACCTGCTGGTCAACTCCGTCGCCCTGGCTGCAGCCGGCGTTAACGACTCCACCCCCGATCCAAAGGGCGGCGCTTTCGTACGGGACGAAGTCGGACACCTCACCGGGCTGTGCCTCGATGCAGCGATGGGCATCGTCGAGCCGGTCGCGGTTGACATCGGTTCGCACGGCCCGAACTTCCACGTGCAGGCTTCGATGGACGACCTGGTGGCTGCCGTTGATCGGGCTGGCCGGGCCTACGTGGCCGCCGGCCTTACGACCGTGTGCGACGCCCAGGTCACCAGACGTGAAATGGCCGCCTATCGCCGGGCCCGGGCGCTGGGTTCCTGGTGGGTGCGAGTGGCTTGCATGCCTCTCTCCAACCAACTGGCCGAGTACGGTGCCGCCGGTCTGGCCAGTGGGTTCGGAGACGACATGCTCTGGTTGGGGCCGATGAAGTTCTACATGGATGGCTCCCTGATCGGTGGAACGGCGGTCTTCACGGAACCGTATGGAGAACACGGGGAGTTCGAGGGGATCTTCTACTGGCAGCCCGAGGAGATGCGGTCGATGATCACCGAAGCGCATCGCCAGGGATGGCAGGTGG
Above is a window of Acidimicrobiia bacterium DNA encoding:
- a CDS encoding amidohydrolase; the encoded protein is MTAVRVFHSGMVYTADAAGTRTQAVAVGHGRIMAVGSDNEVLTAYPSAELMDLGGRTMVPGFIDAHNHYLATGEGLAAIDARFPGVASPDDLVAAVAAAADDRAAGQWLSGFGFDHAKYDRWPTRWDLDRATTEHPVAIRHVSGHYLLVNSVALAAAGVNDSTPDPKGGAFVRDEVGHLTGLCLDAAMGIVEPVAVDIGSHGPNFHVQASMDDLVAAVDRAGRAYVAAGLTTVCDAQVTRREMAAYRRARALGSWWVRVACMPLSNQLAEYGAAGLASGFGDDMLWLGPMKFYMDGSLIGGTAVFTEPYGEHGEFEGIFYWQPEEMRSMITEAHRQGWQVGVHTQGDRAIEATLDAIEAAMESDPRPDPRHRIEHCGLPTAEQVARMARLGVVAINQPNYLHDQGDEFLARLGERAHRLQPLRAELEAGVTIALSSDADVTTFRPLETITNAVMRTTMGGRAIGADQALTVEEAIRAHTIDAAYSIFAEDRLGSIEPGKQADLVVIDGDPFSAPPNEIRDLEVWMTVIDGKTVFDPGGLIL
- a CDS encoding serine/threonine protein kinase — protein: MTRVNSWNEWDPLKHVVVGRIDSRMVGAPEAGMVLDLPGVGLKPGEWHEIPDHYVDKATAQMESFASLLAGRGIKVDRPTSMDDHQYVRTPDWECNHMFGTMPPRDILMAYGNEILEATMSQRSRWFEFLAYKPLLERYFKEDPNFLWEAAPKPRLSDESYVPGYWDDFYGTWSNEELTARMERFEFHLTEKEPLFDVADAMRFGKDIFIQHSAPTNRAGIDWFKRHFEARGFRVHVLAFGGTVQPWHIDVTLVPLRPGLIIVNPNHPSLVPEFYELFKINDWEVVEAVPVSRAKQPPYSMCHESLGYNVFSLDPSTVCVESNEVEFMDQLDGLGLDVVPIDFIDVSMFGGALHCATLDVERDGDMEDYFPNQIPGF
- a CDS encoding aminotransferase is translated as MADYMSTETPAVVERDKRHHVHPYQVFDSFAEHGALPIASGHGAFITDTDGKRYVDAVGGLWCTNIGLGREEMVEAIAHQVRRLAYSNPFVDMTHVPAADLATKLAELAPGDLNHVFFSTGGSTANDLAYRIIQFYQAVRGKPEKRHVISRIDAYHGQTYAAVSIGGKPGDRIDEFEFLDNIHHLSSPNQYRYGRHLSEKEFGDQLYDEFESKVAELGGAEKVAAFFAEPIMGAGGVVPPPDNYLKRIWEFCRDNDIIYVSDEVVTGFGRLGEWFASEKIFGIEPDIITSAKGLTSGYLPLGATIFSDRIFDVIAEPGHHRYLPLGFTYGGHPVSCAAALKNIEIIENEGILEHVREIGPYLMEQLETLRELPMVGDVRGSHLMVCIEFVRDVETGEAYPDEIDIGKRVSNECDARGLIVRPVENLNIMSPPLIITRQDIEFIVDTLRESIPPAYAAAEKAMTEIGKGT